In the genome of Neofelis nebulosa isolate mNeoNeb1 chromosome 8, mNeoNeb1.pri, whole genome shotgun sequence, one region contains:
- the CLEC2D gene encoding C-type lectin domain family 2 member D isoform X1, protein MHDSNCVEKACVPVELLRNPNYLTSKKHFTKVKPNRAFSFIITCFILILSGIIIYVVVTRRKFHQIPPECLEAACPENWIGFQRKCFYFSDDIKNWTFSQRFCVSHGADLVQIETLQELDFLLRYKGPSDHWIGLSREEGQPWKWINGTEWTRCFPIRGGGECAYLNDNGASSARHYTERKWICAKEDTYTKIRRQNAT, encoded by the exons ATTACCTGACTTCAAAAAAGCATTTTACTAAAGTTAAACCAAATAGAGCCTTTTCCTTCATCATCACATGTTTCATACTTATATTGAGTGGAATAATTATATATGTTGTAG taactaGAAGAAAATTCCATCAAATACCGCCAGAGTGCCTTGAAGCTGCATGCCCAGAAAACTGGATTGGTTTCCAAAGaaagtgtttctatttttctgatgACATCAAAAATTGGACATTCAGCCAGAGGTTTTGTGTCTCACACGGTGCTGATCTTGTTCAGATTGAAACCCTCCAGGAACTG gaTTTCCTATTGCGGTATAAAGGCCCCTCTGACCACTGGATTGGGCTCAGCAGAGAAGAAGGCCAACCATGGAAATGGATAAATGGCACTGAATGGACCAGATG TTTTCCTAttagaggaggaggagagtgtgCCTATTTGAATGACAACGGTGCCAGTAGTGCTAGGCACTACACGGAGAGAAAGTGGATCTGTGCCAAAGAGGACACATACACCAAGATCAGGAGGCAAAATGCAACGTAA